A single genomic interval of Agelaius phoeniceus isolate bAgePho1 chromosome 31, bAgePho1.hap1, whole genome shotgun sequence harbors:
- the LOC129133532 gene encoding LOW QUALITY PROTEIN: Fc receptor-like protein 2 (The sequence of the model RefSeq protein was modified relative to this genomic sequence to represent the inferred CDS: inserted 1 base in 1 codon) gives MVVLGNSRQPGERWPQQRVTASAHGWGHRDGREAQTLGLAGAQTTQLLVEPPWRPAVLWDRVTLTCQGLGTAGATTWYKDGQLWGQQGLDHLSVTESGTYTCDRPGSGHSPPVRVLDDELVLQVPARALLEGDTVTLRCRGWQDNPVTRVQFYREEKDLWGSLRGTELLLSPLQLHHSGHYSCSGFVKPFHSRSAAVTSSPPLSFPELFSVLVREGPPMPTEGSPLTLSCLSTPSPLRPRAPLLHVFYRDGQVVGGLQGSPQLLVPALGVSHSGNYSCQVHSEXGVVQKSRAWLRVTVHRVPLSGVSLSAQPPRGQVALGDRLVLSCTVAAGRGPLSFSWHQKGSGTLLGTSPHLELHHVGDNDSGQYRCRVSNGYSVAESDPLNVTVLVPVANATIIPSPPSHQVRAGDNVTLHCSVQVGSAPVTFTWLHNGKEVAQGPLLELRAIDVGHSGTYQCMATNQLGQDGHRVFRALSPELALEATAPLGSWVTLMCPPLFLAVATGVSGALLFLLVGVIVAWHRWHRVAARKLKERAPPDPSAPPEEGEVLYTHVVVTKRAGVSPRATTLQDPQVTYAELRGPQGRLREPGDIYGNVL, from the exons ATGGTGGTGCTGGGCAAT agccgccagccaggggagcggtggccacagcagcgagtgacagccagtgcacatggctggggacaccgggatggccgggaag cccagaccctcggcctTGCTG gtgcccagaccacccagctcctggtggagcccccctggaggccggcggtgctgtgggaccgggtgacactgacctgccagggcttggggacCGCTGGTGCCACAACTTGGTACaaggatgggcagctctgggggcagcagggactcGACCACCTGAGTGTCACTGAGAGTGGCACCTACACGTGTGACCGACCTGGCAGTGGGCACAGCCCCCCCGTCAGAGTCTTAGATG atgagctggtgctgcaggtgccagcacgggcactgctggagggggacacagtgaccctgcgctgccggggctggcaGGACAACCCGGTCACCAGGGTGCAATTTTACCGGGAGGAGAAGGATCTGTGGGGGTCCCTCAGGGGAACCGAGCTGTTGCTgtcccccctgcagctgcaccacagcgGTCACTACAGCTGCAGTGGCTTTGTGAAGCCCTTTCATTCACggtcagcagcagtgaca TCctcacctcccctctccttccctgagctctTCTCAGTGCTGGTGCGTGAGGGTCCCCCCATGCCCACCGAGGGATCCcccctgactctcagctgcctcagcacccccagccccctgaggCCCCGAGCCCCCCTCCTGCACGTGTTCTACCGGGACGGGCAGGTGGTGGGGGGCCTGCAGGGGTCCccgcagctgctggtgcccgcCCTGGGGGTCTCCCACTCGGGGAATTACAGCTGCCAGGTGCACTCTG GGGGGGTCGTGCAgaagagcagagcctggctccgTGTAACGGTGCACA GGGTCCCGCTCtcgggggtgtccctgtcagcacagccccccAGGGGACAGGTGGCACTCGGGGACcgcctggtgctgagctgcacgGTGGCCGCAGGGAGAggtcccctgtccttctcctggcaccagaagggctcagggacactgctgggcaccagcccccacctggagctgcaccaCGTTGGGGACAATGACAGCGGCCAGTACCGGTGCCGGGTCAGCAATGGGTACAGCGTGGCTGAGAGTGACCCCCTGAATGTCACCGTCCTGG tgcctgtggccaatgccaccatcaTCCCCAGTCCCCCATCACACCAGGTGCGTGCAGGTGACAACgtgaccctgcactgctcagtgcaggtgggctcagcccctgtcaccttcacctggCTGCACAACGGGAAGGAGGTGGCCCagggtcccctcctggagctcagggccaTCGATGTGGGACATTCGGGCACCTACCAGTgcatggccaccaaccagctgggacaggacgggCACCGCGTGTTCCGGgcactcagccctgagctggccctggaggcGACAGC ACCCCTGGGGTCATGGGTGACCCTGATGTGTCCCcctctgtttcttgcagtggcTACAGGGGTCAGTGGGGCCCTTTTGTTCCTGCTCGTGGGTGTCATTGTGGCCTGGCACCGGTGGCACCGTGTCG ctgccaggaagctCAAGGAAAG GGCCCCCCCGGATCCCTCGGCCCccccagaggagggggaggtgctGTACACCCATGTCGTGGTcaccaagagggcagggg TGTCCCCCCGTGCCACCACACTCCAGGATCCCCAGGTGACCTACGcggagctgcggggaccccAGGGGCGACTGCGGGAACCCGGTGACATCTAcgggaatgtgctgtga